A genomic window from Prunus persica cultivar Lovell chromosome G2, Prunus_persica_NCBIv2, whole genome shotgun sequence includes:
- the LOC18787639 gene encoding putative disease resistance RPP13-like protein 1, producing MALVGEAFLSASVQVLCEKIGSREFRDLFRGKKLDESLVKKLKITLLSLNAVLNDAEEKQFTNTYVKEWLDELQDAVFDADDLLDEINAEVLRCKVEAEYRTVKTQVWNFLSTCLNPFYQGMNGRIQELFDRLEHLAKQKDVLGLREGVVGGKISQRTPTTSLVDESCVYGRDGDKEKLMNLLLSDEASNKDVSVITIVGMGGVGKTTLAQLLYNDDKVKEHFNLRTWAYVSEDFDVTRVTKTLLESVSSKAYDNKDLSFLQVELGQQIKGKKFLFVLDDLWNENYGDLSVLQRPFASGASGSWVIVTTRNESVAARMRTVPIHFLEQLSDEDCWLLLSKHAFENGNSSAHLYLQEVGKKIALKCNGLPLAAETLGGLLRFNTNYEEWNSILNSNIWELPPEKCNTIPALRLSYYYLPTHLKRCFAYCSIFPKGYEFQKEYIVLLWVAESLIPQAESEKRLEELTKKYFDDLLSRSFFQRSRNEKFIMHDLINDLAMSVSKESCLRWEGGVSHEVLKKVRHLSYARGQFDCAAKFEPLYEVKHLRTFLPLRREWHENYVSKRVLHELVPSLLCLRVLTLSKYYNIVELPNSIGNLIHLRYLDLSNTGIKRLPATVCTLYSLQTLLLAGCRSLFELPTDMRKLINLRHLDCRGTQIEEMPVQMGRLKSLRTLTTFVVGISIGLTIGELRELSHLGGKLSILKLNNVHDGTEALQANLKNKKDLKELELAWGSKDADHSEKARDVLDKLQPCMNLEKLTVKLYGGTRFPNWLGDSTFHKIKIMRLENCHYCFSLPPLGQLPALKELYIYKMKFLKTVGPELYGQPFQPFQSLERLEFKEMAEWEEWVPSGSVGPDFPRLQKLILEKCPKLRGSLPCDLPCLKKLRVKGCGVLHDQRASATTSTSTSLNYNSLEKFITEDGCQTGLLSLLETNLLCQLYIQNFGDIQCLPNINRLQCLTLSNCPTLSSFPKDGLPTTLTSLRIFNCKRLEFLTHEMLANQLTSLDCLWIENSCDSMRSFPLGIFPKLTTLIIGNCENLESLSLIEDEGAAVENLSHLNALYIEVCPNLVCFPQGGLPTPNLIRLEVQRCKKLKSLPKRIQTLTALRYLDIRNLPNLESIAEDGGLPPNLRVFYVHNCERLRASSSSVEEYCNWGLQAVEEFRIGGRGSDEILETLLKQQLLPTTLHTLRISSLSTLKSLDGKGLAHLTFLRRLSIFSCKSLKFLPGEALQHLTSLQKLKISWCDNLQFLPEEGLPPSLSYLKIFRCSALEKRYQNKTGQDHWASISHIPCIEINDEVII from the coding sequence ATGGCTTTGGTTGGAGAggcttttctctctgcttccGTGCAGGTGCTGTGCGAGAAGATTGGTTCTCGTGAGTTCAGGGATTTGTTCCGAGGAAAGAAACTGGACGAGTCGCTtgtaaagaaattgaagataacGCTATTGAGCCTCAATGCAGTGCTTAATGACGCGGAGGAGAAGCAGTTCACGAACACTTACGTCAAAGAGTGGCTTGATGAGCTTCAAGATGCTGTCTTTGATGCGGATGACCTTCTGGATGAGATAAATGCTGAAGTTCTGCGATGCAAGGTAGAAGCTGAATATCGAACCGTCAAAACTCAGGTGTGGAACTTCCTCTCTACTTGTCTTAATCCATTTTATCAAGGTATGAATGGTAGGATTCAAGAGTTGTTTGATAGATTAGAACACCTTGCAAAACAAAAGGATGTGCTTGGCCTGAGAGAAGGTGTTGTTGGGGGGAAGATTTCTCAAAGAACTCCAACAACTTCCTTGGTGGATGAATCTTGTGTGTACGGTAGGGATGGAGATAAAGAAAAGCTGATGAACCTCTTGTTATCTGATGAAGCAAGCAACAAGGATGTATCTGTCATCACCATAGTGGGAATGGGCGGGGTTGGCAAGACGACCCTCGCTCAGCTCCTTTATAATGATGACAAAGTGAAAGAGCATTTTAATCTTAGAACTTGGGCTTATGTTTCGGAAGATTTCGATGTTACTAGGGTAACTAAAACTCTACTTGAGTCAGTCAGTTCAAAAGCTTACGATAATAAAGACCTGAGTTTTCTTCAAGTTGAGCTAGGACAACAAATAAAGGGcaagaaatttttatttgtgttgGATGACCTTTGGAATGAGAACTACGGTGATTTGAGTGTCTTGCAACGTCCTTTTGCATCCGGGGCAAGTGGAAGTTGGGTCATTGTGACAACACGTAACGAAAGTGTTGCAGCTCGCATGCGCACCGTTCCGATTCACTTTTTGGAACAGTTGTCCGATGAGGATTGCTGGTTGTTACTTTCAAAACACGCCTTTGAAAATGGAAACTCGAGTGCACATCTATACCTGCAAGAAGTTGGTAAGAAAATTGCCCTGAAGTGCAATGGTTTACCTTTAGCTGCAGAAACACTTGGAGGCCTCTTGCGTTTCAACACAAATTATGAGGAATGGAATAGCATACTAAATAGCAATATTTGGGAGCTACCTCCTGAAAAATGTAATACAATTCCAGCTCTGAGATTGAGTTACTATTATCTCCCAACTCATTTAAAACGATGTTTTGCTTATTGCTCAATTTTTCCGAAGGGCTATGAATtccaaaaagaatatatagtTCTACTGTGGGTGGCAGAAAGTTTAATTCCACAAGCTGAGAGTGAGAAAAGATTGGAAGAGCTCACTAAGAAATACTTTGATGACTTATTGTCACGATCATTTTTTCAAAGATCAAGAAATGAGAAGTTCATAATGCATGATCTCATCAATGACTTGGCCATGTCTGTGTCAAAGGAATCCTGTTTGAGATGGGAAGGGGGGGTATCACAtgaagttttgaaaaaagttcGGCATTTGTCATATGCTCGAGGCCAATTTGATTGTGCTGCGAAATTTGAGCCATTATATGAGGTTAAGCATTTGCGAACCTTCCTGCCTCTAAGAAGAGAATGGCATGAAAATTATGTAAGTAAAAGGGTTTTACATGAGTTAGTGCCATCTCTATTATGTTTGCGGGTGCTAACATTgtcaaaatattataatatagtTGAGTTACCCAATTCTATTGGTAACCTCATTCATTTGCGCTACTTGGATCTCTCTAATACTGGAATCAAAAGGTTGCCTGCCACAGTTTGCACTCTCTATAGTCTACAAACATTACTATTGGCAGGTTGTCGGTCTCTTTTTGAACTACCTACAGACATGAGAAAATTGATTAACTTGAGGCATCTTGATTGTAGAGGAACTCAAATTGAAGAGATGCCGGTGCAAATGGGTAGATTAAAAAGTTTGAGAACATTGACTACTTTTGTTGTGGGGATATCTATTGGGTTGACTATTGGAGAATTGAGGGAGTTGTCTCATCTTGGAGGaaaactttcaattttgaagCTTAATAATGTTCATGACGGTACGGAAGCCTTGCAAGCCAATTTGAAGAACAAGAAAGATCTCAAGGAGTTAGAGTTGGCATGGGGCTCCAAAGATGCCGATCATTCCGAAAAGGCGAGAGATGTACTTGACAAGCTCCAACCTTGCATGAATTTAGAGAAATTGACCGTCAAACTTTATGGCGGGACCAGATTTCCAAATTGGTTGGGAGACTCTAcattccataaaataaaaataatgcgCCTCGAAAATTGTCATTATTGTTTTTCGTTGCCGCCGCTTGGACAACTACCCGCTCTTAAGGAGCTCTACATATATAAGATGAAATTTCTTAAGACGGTAGGTCCTGAGTTGTATGGTCAGCCATTTCAACCATTTCAATCGCTGGAGAGGCTGGAGTTTAAGGAGATGGCAGAGTGGGAAGAATGGGTACCAAGTGGAAGTGTTGGTCCAGACTTTCCTCGTCTCCAAAAGTTAATTCTAGAAAAGTGTCCAAAGCTGAGAGGAAGCTTGCCTTGTGATCTGCCTTGCTTGAAAAAGCTTCGCGTGAAAGGGTGTGGGGTTTTACATGATCAAAGGGCTAGTGCTACTACTAGTACTAGTACTAGTCTCAACTACAACTCTCTTGAAAAATTTATTACAGAAGATGGATGCCAAACAGGTCTATTATCATTACTAGAAACAAATCTCCTGTGCCAACTTTACATTCAAAATTTTGGTGACATACAGTGCTTGCCCAACATCAATCGTCTTCAATGTTTAACTCTCTCAAATTGTCCAACGCTGTCGTCGTTCCCTAAAGATGGCCTACCTACTACGTTGACATCACTTAGGATATTCAATTGTAAGAGATTAGAATTCCTAACTCATGAGATGTTGGCCAACCAATTAACATCGCTCGACTGTTTGTGGATAGAGAATAGCTGTGATTCAATGAGGTCCTTCCCCTTGGGCATTTTTCCCAAATTGACGACACTTATTATTGGGAATTGTGAGAATCTGGAATCGCTTAGCTTGATTGAAGACGAAGGAGCGGCGGTTGAGAATCTCAGTCATCTCAATGCCTTGTATATCGAAGTCTGTCCAAATCTGGTGTGTTTTCCCCAAGGAGGATTGCCCACTCCTAACCTGATTCGATTGGAAGTTCAGAGATGCAAGAAGTTGAAGTCATTACCTAAACGCATTCAAACCCTCACAGCCCTAAGATATTTGGATATAAGGAATCTTCCAAATCTGGAGTCAATTGCAGAAGATGGGGGTTTGCCTCCTAACCTCCGAGTTTTTTACGTTCATAATTGTGAGAGACTGAGGGCTTCATCTTCATCAGTAGAAGAGTATTGTAACTGGGGTTTGCAAGCAGTTGAAGAATTTAGAATTGGTGGTAGGGGAAGTGATGAAATCTTGGAGACGTTGCTCAAGCAACAGCTGCTCCCTACCACTCTTCACACTCTCAGGATCTCTTCATTATCAACTCTGAAATCTTTGGATGGAAAGGGACTTGCACACCTTACTTTTCTTCGACGTCTATCTATTTTTAGTTGTAAAAGTCTGAAATTCTTGCCAGGAGAGGCACTTCAACACCTCACTTCTCTTCAAAAGCTAAAGATCAGTTGGTGTGACAATCTCCAATTCCTGCCAGAAGAGGGTCTGCCGCCATCTCTTTCTTATCTGAAGATCTTTAGATGTTCTGCCCTGGAGAAAAGGTATCAGAATAAGACGGGACAAGATCATTGGGCCAGCATATCTCACATTCCTTGCATCGAGATAAATGATGAAGTCATCATATGA